The following coding sequences lie in one Tichowtungia aerotolerans genomic window:
- a CDS encoding ammonium transporter: protein MKIWKTSLLATAVLAFAARGYAQDAEPVVTAADAMFTANNVWMMVSIFLVFVMHLGFATVETGLTRAKNAVNILFKNTAIVAIGLLTYALIGFALMYPGDSWLIKGFLGLSADGLGVHCPEGAAGLMDYAGGAYSYWTDFLFQGMFAATAATIVSGAVAERIKLPSFLIFSVIYVAIIYPFVGSWVWGGGWLAEMNFHDFAGSTLVHSVGGWGALASIMLLGPRMGKYVNGQIKAIPGHNMPLLTIGVFLLWLGWFGFNGGSVLSGDPGGVSFVLVTTSMAAAAGIIGSMIATWSIQKKPDLTMVLNGCLAGLVGITAGADVVSVFSSILIGLICGAVAVVSVMMFDKLHLDDPVGATSVHLVSGILGTLFVGVFSPDYSVGVQALGVLAYGAVCFPAAFICMLVLKLTLGVRVSEEEELKGLDIGEHGMEAYGGFQIFTNI from the coding sequence ATGAAGATATGGAAGACATCTTTGCTGGCAACGGCTGTGTTGGCTTTTGCCGCAAGGGGGTATGCTCAAGATGCGGAACCGGTGGTGACAGCCGCTGACGCAATGTTCACCGCCAACAACGTTTGGATGATGGTATCCATCTTTCTGGTGTTTGTTATGCACCTTGGTTTTGCAACGGTGGAGACGGGCCTGACCCGTGCGAAGAACGCCGTTAATATCCTGTTTAAGAATACAGCGATTGTTGCAATCGGTTTGCTGACTTACGCGTTGATTGGGTTTGCGCTGATGTATCCGGGCGACAGCTGGCTCATCAAAGGTTTTCTGGGACTGAGTGCGGACGGCTTAGGGGTTCATTGCCCTGAAGGGGCTGCCGGCCTGATGGATTATGCCGGCGGAGCCTATTCCTACTGGACAGACTTCCTGTTCCAGGGAATGTTTGCGGCAACTGCAGCCACCATTGTTTCCGGAGCGGTGGCTGAGCGCATCAAACTCCCGTCGTTCCTGATCTTTTCCGTAATTTATGTCGCAATCATTTACCCGTTTGTCGGCTCCTGGGTTTGGGGCGGCGGCTGGCTTGCAGAAATGAACTTTCATGATTTCGCCGGTTCTACGCTGGTTCATTCCGTTGGCGGTTGGGGTGCATTGGCTTCGATCATGCTGCTCGGCCCGCGTATGGGCAAATACGTCAATGGGCAGATTAAAGCGATCCCGGGGCACAATATGCCGCTGCTGACTATCGGTGTGTTCCTGCTGTGGCTCGGCTGGTTCGGGTTTAACGGCGGTTCGGTTCTCTCCGGTGATCCGGGCGGTGTTTCATTTGTTCTCGTTACCACATCTATGGCGGCAGCGGCCGGTATCATCGGTTCAATGATCGCCACCTGGTCGATCCAGAAAAAGCCGGACCTCACCATGGTGCTCAACGGCTGTCTGGCCGGGCTGGTTGGTATTACGGCTGGAGCTGATGTCGTTTCGGTGTTTTCCTCGATTCTGATCGGTTTGATTTGCGGAGCTGTGGCCGTGGTTTCTGTGATGATGTTCGACAAGCTGCATCTGGATGATCCGGTCGGTGCGACCTCAGTGCACTTGGTTAGTGGTATTCTTGGTACACTTTTTGTCGGTGTTTTCAGTCCGGATTACAGTGTTGGTGTACAGGCGCTTGGTGTACTGGCTTACGGTGCCGTCTGTTTTCCGGCGGCATTCATCTGTATGCTCGTTCTCAAGCTTACGCTGGGGGTCCGTGTCAGCGAAGAAGAAGAGCTCAAAGGTCTGGATATCGGCGAACACGGCATGGAGGCCTACGGCGGGTTCCAAATCTTCACAAATATCTAG
- the ptsP gene encoding phosphoenolpyruvate--protein phosphotransferase yields the protein MGKTNVNMICDVAELSSLFEKSSGLDDFLQAAVSTVAYHMQAAVCSIYIYDDASRTLRLRATQGLEPEAIGNVELRLGQGIAGMALKELRSICVGRATESRDFYAIDGIGEEKYEAFLAVPIRRQLKRVGVLTVQDPQANYFDSSDEQALRAIAGQLATVIENAGLLMALHQKSEKKSVKTATGSRLVKGRPGSAGIARGHGSFVVAGRSGKFRRFEATPDHLTLEDFERALTASEQQLSELQRKTAEDLSDVAQLIFNAHLLILADDEFSGTIRRKIVDGEHPADALVEVVNRYIDIFSASPNPRLKEKVHDLKDLGHRLMENLVGGTRAPGDYSGHIILADELLPSDVLKLATENAEGFIVQGGMTSHIAIICRSLQKPMVMVDAQQFDLFDGVSDLLMDGSAGTVYIQPSDEILAEYAKYQRRADALAAALPMKPESYTADGTRIQIFANINLLSDLKLADEFRAEGVGLYRSEFPFIIRNDFPSEEEQYRVYKRIVESMGQREVTFRALDIGGDKLLSYQDEVEEANPFLGLRGIRFLLRNKDVFTEQLRAMLRAGAGGNSRIMFPLIASVDEFVEAKELVLQCMKELDGRGVEYNRDTKLGIMVELPSAVTLVEDLAHEVDFMSIGTNDLIQYTLAVDRTNEMVSKLYLAHHPAILRAIDRVVSVARSHRKDVSICGDIARDAKMIPFLLGVGIRKLSLSPRQMFEIQQAVEAVSMEKAVYAARQMLELSRISEMEEFLKNT from the coding sequence ATGGGAAAGACGAATGTCAATATGATCTGCGATGTCGCGGAGCTCTCTTCTCTGTTTGAGAAGAGCAGTGGTCTGGATGATTTTCTTCAGGCGGCCGTGAGCACAGTGGCGTATCACATGCAGGCCGCGGTCTGCTCAATCTATATTTATGATGATGCCTCACGCACGTTGCGCCTGCGGGCAACGCAGGGGCTGGAGCCCGAGGCGATTGGTAATGTCGAATTGCGGCTCGGGCAGGGAATTGCCGGAATGGCGCTGAAAGAGCTTCGGTCGATTTGTGTGGGCCGGGCGACTGAAAGCCGCGATTTTTATGCCATTGACGGCATCGGCGAGGAAAAGTATGAGGCCTTTCTGGCTGTGCCTATTCGTCGGCAGCTCAAACGTGTTGGGGTCCTGACGGTGCAGGACCCTCAGGCGAATTATTTTGACAGCTCTGATGAGCAGGCTTTGCGGGCGATTGCCGGCCAGCTGGCGACGGTGATTGAAAACGCCGGGCTTTTAATGGCACTGCACCAGAAGAGCGAAAAAAAATCGGTAAAAACCGCGACCGGCAGCCGTCTGGTTAAAGGACGTCCCGGCAGTGCGGGGATTGCGCGCGGGCACGGAAGTTTTGTGGTGGCTGGACGCAGCGGGAAGTTCCGTCGGTTTGAAGCAACACCGGACCATCTGACTTTAGAGGATTTTGAGCGGGCGCTGACGGCCAGTGAGCAGCAGTTGTCCGAGCTGCAGCGCAAAACCGCGGAGGACCTGTCGGATGTTGCCCAGTTGATTTTTAATGCGCATCTGCTGATTCTGGCAGACGACGAGTTCTCCGGAACGATTCGCCGCAAAATTGTGGATGGAGAGCATCCGGCGGACGCTCTGGTGGAGGTTGTGAACCGTTATATTGATATTTTCTCGGCGAGCCCGAATCCTCGTTTGAAAGAAAAAGTTCACGATCTGAAGGACCTTGGGCACCGGCTGATGGAAAACCTGGTCGGCGGCACTCGGGCTCCCGGAGATTACAGCGGTCACATTATTCTGGCTGATGAACTGCTTCCGTCCGATGTATTGAAGCTTGCCACGGAAAATGCAGAAGGATTTATTGTTCAGGGGGGAATGACTTCCCATATTGCGATCATTTGCCGCTCGCTGCAGAAACCGATGGTGATGGTGGATGCTCAGCAGTTTGACTTGTTCGATGGTGTCAGCGACCTTTTGATGGACGGCTCTGCCGGGACGGTCTACATCCAGCCCTCGGATGAGATTCTTGCCGAATATGCGAAGTATCAGCGCCGGGCTGACGCTTTGGCTGCGGCTCTTCCGATGAAGCCGGAAAGTTATACGGCGGATGGCACCCGCATTCAGATTTTTGCGAATATCAATCTGCTGAGCGATTTGAAGCTGGCGGATGAGTTTCGTGCAGAAGGCGTCGGACTCTATCGAAGTGAGTTTCCGTTTATTATTCGAAACGATTTTCCGTCGGAAGAAGAGCAGTACCGTGTTTATAAACGGATTGTGGAGTCGATGGGGCAGCGGGAGGTGACATTCCGGGCTTTGGATATTGGTGGGGATAAGCTGCTTTCCTATCAGGATGAAGTGGAGGAGGCCAACCCGTTTCTCGGGTTGCGCGGGATTCGTTTTTTGCTCCGCAACAAGGATGTGTTTACGGAGCAGCTGCGCGCTATGCTTCGTGCGGGTGCCGGTGGAAATTCCCGGATTATGTTCCCTCTGATTGCTTCTGTGGATGAATTTGTCGAGGCCAAAGAGCTTGTTCTTCAGTGCATGAAGGAGCTCGACGGTCGAGGCGTGGAATACAACAGGGATACGAAACTGGGAATTATGGTGGAGCTCCCTTCTGCGGTGACGCTGGTGGAGGATCTGGCGCATGAGGTTGATTTCATGTCGATTGGTACCAACGACCTGATTCAGTATACGCTGGCAGTCGACCGGACCAATGAAATGGTCTCAAAGCTTTATTTGGCGCATCATCCGGCTATTTTACGGGCCATTGATCGTGTGGTGTCGGTCGCCCGAAGTCATCGTAAAGATGTTTCGATTTGCGGAGATATCGCTCGTGACGCAAAAATGATTCCGTTCCTGCTTGGCGTCGGAATTCGCAAGCTCAGTTTGTCGCCGCGGCAGATGTTTGAAATCCAGCAGGCCGTGGAGGCCGTCAGTATGGAAAAAGCAGTATATGCTGCCCGGCAAATGTTGGAATTGAGCCGAATTTCCGAAATGGAAGAGTTTTTGAAGAATACATAA
- the rimK gene encoding 30S ribosomal protein S6--L-glutamate ligase codes for MKIALLSRNHKLYSTRRLVEEAKRRGHEIQVIDALRAYMNIAAHKPTIHYKGEPLEGFDAVIPRIGASVTFYGAAVLRQFEMMGVYPLNESVAITRSRDKLRSMQLLSRKGIGLPITGFASKPDDIKDMIKMVGGAPLVVKLLEGTQGIGVVLAETQKAAESVIEAFMGLKANILVQEYIKEAGGADIRCFVIGGKIVASMERKAAPGEFRSNLHRGGNAKLIKITPEERSTAVRAAKIMGLSVAGVDLLRSNHGPVVMEVNSSPGLEGIETVTGKDVAGQIIEYLEKNAKEGRTKTKGHG; via the coding sequence ATGAAAATTGCACTGCTTTCAAGAAATCATAAACTTTATTCCACCCGCCGTCTGGTTGAGGAGGCGAAAAGGCGGGGGCACGAAATCCAGGTGATTGACGCGCTGCGGGCTTACATGAACATTGCCGCGCATAAGCCGACCATTCATTACAAGGGGGAGCCGCTCGAAGGCTTCGATGCGGTTATTCCGCGCATTGGTGCCTCGGTTACATTTTACGGCGCCGCCGTGCTGCGCCAGTTCGAGATGATGGGCGTTTATCCGCTCAACGAATCCGTCGCCATTACCCGTTCGCGCGACAAACTTCGTTCAATGCAGCTGTTATCCCGCAAAGGAATCGGCCTGCCGATCACCGGATTTGCCAGCAAGCCGGACGACATCAAGGATATGATCAAAATGGTCGGCGGTGCACCGCTGGTTGTGAAGCTGCTCGAAGGAACGCAGGGGATTGGTGTGGTGCTGGCTGAAACGCAGAAGGCGGCAGAAAGCGTGATCGAAGCCTTCATGGGGCTGAAAGCCAATATCCTGGTTCAGGAATACATCAAGGAAGCGGGCGGCGCGGATATCCGCTGTTTTGTCATCGGCGGGAAGATTGTCGCTTCGATGGAGCGCAAGGCAGCTCCGGGAGAATTTCGTTCCAACCTGCATCGCGGAGGGAATGCGAAGCTGATTAAAATTACTCCGGAAGAACGCTCGACGGCCGTGCGTGCCGCAAAAATCATGGGGTTGAGCGTTGCCGGGGTCGATCTGCTTCGTTCCAACCATGGGCCGGTGGTGATGGAAGTCAATTCAAGTCCGGGGCTTGAGGGCATCGAGACTGTGACGGGCAAAGACGTCGCCGGTCAGATCATCGAATACCTCGAGAAAAATGCAAAAGAAGGCAGGACAAAGACTAAAGGTCATGGCTGA
- a CDS encoding ATP-dependent zinc protease family protein yields the protein MNEQMTLGWREWCALPELGIPAIKAKVDTGAKTSALHTFGVEPFSQNGVDCVRFRVHPLQRNEQVVCECVAPVKDERVVSDSGGHRELRYIIETTVSIGDKSWPIEMSLTNRDTMRFRMLLGRRAMEEKVLVDPVASYLTGRKKARRMYGLV from the coding sequence ATGAATGAGCAGATGACATTGGGCTGGCGGGAGTGGTGCGCGCTGCCGGAACTCGGAATCCCGGCGATCAAAGCCAAGGTGGACACAGGGGCCAAAACCTCTGCGCTGCATACATTTGGCGTCGAGCCGTTTTCTCAGAACGGGGTCGACTGCGTCCGCTTCCGGGTTCACCCTCTGCAGCGCAATGAGCAGGTGGTTTGTGAGTGTGTCGCTCCGGTGAAAGACGAACGGGTTGTGAGCGATTCCGGCGGGCACAGGGAGTTGCGTTATATTATTGAGACAACGGTTTCAATAGGGGATAAGAGCTGGCCGATCGAGATGTCGCTGACCAACCGCGATACGATGCGCTTCCGGATGCTTCTGGGCCGGCGAGCGATGGAGGAAAAGGTGTTGGTTGATCCTGTTGCTTCCTATTTAACCGGGCGGAAGAAGGCCCGGAGAATGTACGGGCTTGTCTGA
- a CDS encoding M42 family metallopeptidase, with protein MNKTSKQFLENMINAISPSGYENCAAAVWKSYAEKYADTVETDVHGNSHAVFNKGGKVKVMFAGHYDEIGFLISNIDDKGFLWIAPIGGWDPQIAQGQRVHIIGNGGKTVSGVVGKIAIHLQEPEQRKKVSEIKDLWVDIGAKDKKDAEKLVSIGDPLVIQYGFEELLNDRAVGRAFDDRAGAFAILEAGRLLAKETTQCEVHVVATVQEEIGLRGARTAAFGIEPDIGIAVDVTFATDHPNIGSVVNQEGLVKIDGGPVVTRGPNINPKLFDLIVKTAQTEKIPVQIVAEARGTGTDANAIQLNRAGVATALVSIPLRHMHSPCELISLKDLEAVSKLLAAVVKKITPRTNFIPF; from the coding sequence ATGAACAAAACATCCAAACAATTTCTCGAAAATATGATCAACGCCATCAGCCCGTCCGGTTATGAAAACTGCGCCGCAGCGGTCTGGAAAAGTTACGCTGAAAAATACGCCGACACCGTGGAAACCGACGTGCACGGCAACTCGCACGCCGTGTTTAACAAAGGCGGGAAAGTCAAAGTGATGTTTGCCGGCCACTACGACGAAATTGGCTTCCTGATCTCCAACATCGACGACAAAGGGTTCCTGTGGATCGCTCCGATCGGCGGATGGGATCCGCAGATCGCACAGGGACAGCGCGTCCACATTATCGGCAACGGCGGCAAGACCGTCAGCGGCGTGGTTGGAAAAATCGCCATCCACCTGCAGGAGCCGGAACAGCGCAAAAAGGTTTCCGAAATCAAAGACCTGTGGGTCGATATCGGAGCCAAAGACAAAAAAGACGCCGAAAAGCTGGTCAGCATCGGCGACCCGCTGGTGATTCAGTACGGCTTCGAGGAACTGCTCAACGACCGCGCGGTCGGCCGCGCCTTTGACGACCGTGCCGGAGCCTTCGCCATTCTGGAAGCCGGCCGCCTGCTCGCCAAAGAAACCACACAGTGTGAGGTGCATGTGGTTGCCACGGTCCAGGAGGAAATCGGCCTGCGCGGCGCACGCACCGCCGCCTTCGGCATCGAGCCGGATATCGGCATCGCTGTCGACGTCACCTTCGCCACCGACCATCCAAACATTGGAAGTGTGGTCAATCAGGAAGGCCTCGTCAAAATCGATGGCGGCCCGGTCGTTACCCGCGGCCCGAACATCAACCCGAAACTGTTCGACCTGATCGTCAAAACCGCTCAAACTGAAAAGATTCCGGTGCAGATTGTCGCCGAAGCGCGCGGCACCGGCACCGACGCCAACGCCATCCAGCTCAATCGCGCCGGCGTTGCCACTGCACTCGTCAGCATTCCGCTGCGCCACATGCACAGCCCCTGCGAGCTGATCAGTCTGAAAGATCTGGAAGCCGTCTCCAAACTGCTGGCGGCAGTCGTCAAAAAAATCACCCCGCGCACCAACTTTATTCCGTTTTAA
- the trmB gene encoding tRNA (guanosine(46)-N7)-methyltransferase TrmB, with translation MIDLPENTLRVHPDEFLKATDFRDYFDHPEHPFHIDLGCGMGRFLLARSGKFPETNFLGIDRLLKRIKKIDKKAQRLGRENIRLFRVDGYYATTFLIAPQSVDAYYVFYPDPWPKEKHHHNRLFNEPFMDAVARTLKPGGIIHTASDHLPYFEEIYALLKNDDRFEETDTFYPSEDEVTDFELIFAHKIPGRASFARK, from the coding sequence ATGATTGACCTGCCTGAAAACACGCTGCGGGTTCATCCGGATGAATTCCTGAAAGCGACCGACTTCCGCGATTATTTTGACCATCCCGAGCACCCGTTCCACATCGATCTTGGATGTGGGATGGGGCGTTTTCTTCTGGCGCGCTCCGGCAAATTCCCGGAGACCAACTTTCTCGGAATCGACCGCCTGCTCAAGCGGATCAAAAAAATTGATAAAAAAGCACAGCGACTCGGGCGCGAAAACATCCGGTTGTTCCGGGTGGACGGATACTACGCCACTACATTTCTGATCGCTCCGCAAAGCGTAGACGCCTATTACGTTTTCTATCCCGATCCGTGGCCCAAAGAAAAACATCACCACAACCGGCTCTTCAACGAACCGTTTATGGATGCCGTTGCCCGAACACTCAAACCCGGTGGAATCATCCACACCGCCAGCGACCACCTGCCCTATTTTGAAGAGATCTATGCTCTGCTCAAAAACGATGATCGCTTTGAGGAAACCGACACGTTCTATCCGTCCGAGGACGAAGTGACCGACTTCGAACTGATCTTCGCCCACAAAATTCCGGGCCGGGCATCTTTTGCGCGGAAGTAA
- a CDS encoding DMT family transporter, giving the protein MIHNTSIRTNVLAAVACLLWATPFVFVKITLEHLPPLTIAGLRFLLAGLIQLPFCRKSPFHLLKTAPKTVVLVSLFQTILLYAGFFYALTLVRGAQAAIIVGSGPLISAVAAHLTMHDDKLNRRTLQSIALGGAGLIIISLASKPWNPVGIREFSGMLILFGSSVVSAAGNIVVAKKRGALSAIELNSMQMLLGGAVLLIWALPFEGVPNLILPIRFYGALLWLAFVSAAGFGIWFHLLSREKVSKLNIWKFLVPLAGATLSWILIPGEHPDLPTLAGMVLIIFGIIHSQRIPANG; this is encoded by the coding sequence ATGATCCACAACACCTCCATCCGCACCAATGTGCTGGCTGCCGTTGCGTGCCTGCTGTGGGCAACTCCGTTCGTGTTCGTAAAAATCACGCTGGAGCATCTGCCGCCGCTGACGATTGCCGGGCTGCGCTTTCTGCTGGCCGGACTGATCCAGCTGCCCTTTTGCAGGAAATCACCGTTTCACCTGCTGAAGACCGCACCGAAAACGGTCGTATTGGTGAGTCTGTTCCAGACCATCCTGCTCTACGCCGGATTCTTTTACGCACTGACGCTGGTACGCGGCGCTCAGGCCGCGATCATCGTCGGCTCCGGTCCGCTCATCAGCGCTGTTGCGGCTCATCTCACCATGCACGACGACAAACTGAACCGCCGAACGCTGCAAAGTATTGCGCTGGGCGGGGCCGGACTGATCATCATCAGCCTTGCCTCCAAACCCTGGAACCCGGTCGGCATCCGGGAATTTTCCGGAATGCTGATTCTATTCGGCAGTTCCGTGGTTTCTGCCGCGGGCAACATCGTCGTAGCAAAAAAGAGAGGCGCCCTGTCGGCGATCGAACTCAACAGCATGCAGATGCTGCTGGGCGGAGCCGTACTGCTGATCTGGGCGCTTCCGTTCGAAGGGGTCCCCAATCTGATTCTGCCGATCCGTTTTTACGGAGCACTGCTCTGGCTGGCCTTCGTTTCCGCAGCCGGCTTCGGAATCTGGTTTCACCTGCTCAGTCGCGAAAAAGTCTCCAAACTCAATATCTGGAAATTCCTGGTCCCGCTGGCCGGCGCAACGCTCAGCTGGATCCTCATTCCCGGCGAGCACCCCGATCTGCCGACTCTCGCCGGCATGGTGCTGATTATTTTCGGCATCATCCACTCTCAACGGATCCCCGCCAATGGCTAA
- a CDS encoding DUF3859 domain-containing protein, whose protein sequence is MAKQKPDVKIESCGLYTPLKKGGKELPKLIRFTDEIPCELGVEFGYILHIKKARGMKLTFQIDHPPFFRDGEIDPPFTGEEYVRSNDWKFFLGDTTWEPIEDKAGPWRIRSWLNGDLIADRTLMLVR, encoded by the coding sequence ATGGCTAAGCAAAAACCGGACGTAAAAATTGAGAGCTGCGGGCTCTACACGCCGCTCAAAAAAGGGGGCAAAGAGCTGCCGAAACTGATTCGTTTTACGGATGAGATCCCCTGTGAGCTCGGCGTGGAATTCGGCTACATCCTGCACATTAAAAAAGCGCGCGGGATGAAGCTGACCTTTCAGATTGACCATCCGCCCTTCTTCCGCGACGGCGAAATCGATCCGCCGTTTACCGGCGAAGAATACGTGCGTTCCAATGATTGGAAATTTTTCCTCGGCGACACCACCTGGGAGCCGATTGAAGATAAAGCCGGACCGTGGCGCATCCGCAGCTGGCTCAATGGCGATCTCATCGCAGACCGAACACTCATGCTGGTCCGTTAA
- a CDS encoding sulfite exporter TauE/SafE family protein: MIVTLFILGLCGGFLSGLLGVGGAVIMIPLMLTVPPLVGAGELTMKEVAGLSMVQVLVSSISGMIIHKKNNFVNGRVLLSVGIPMGLCALSGAYFSKYLENRTLLIFFGFLVLVAFLMLLLKKEKNEEPGEPVEEFKFRLIPSLLIGAFVGFMSGAVGAGGGFILIPLMVTVLRVPLKVTVGTSLGIVFLGALTGSIGKLASAQVGLVMIVPLILGSIPAAQLGAKCSKALKPTTVRHLLLAIVFASTVKVWWQIFADK, from the coding sequence ATGATAGTGACATTATTTATTTTGGGGCTGTGCGGTGGGTTTTTGTCCGGCTTGCTGGGGGTTGGCGGCGCCGTGATTATGATTCCGCTGATGCTGACGGTTCCGCCTTTGGTCGGTGCCGGAGAGCTGACGATGAAAGAGGTGGCCGGCCTTTCGATGGTTCAGGTGCTCGTTTCGTCGATTTCAGGAATGATCATTCACAAAAAGAATAATTTTGTGAACGGAAGGGTTCTGCTGAGCGTCGGGATTCCGATGGGGCTGTGCGCGCTGAGCGGCGCGTATTTTTCTAAATACTTGGAAAACCGGACACTTCTGATTTTCTTTGGATTTTTGGTTCTGGTTGCTTTTCTGATGCTTCTGCTGAAAAAGGAAAAGAATGAAGAACCCGGTGAGCCCGTTGAAGAGTTTAAGTTTCGCCTGATCCCGTCTTTGCTGATTGGAGCTTTTGTTGGGTTTATGTCCGGTGCGGTTGGTGCCGGCGGCGGTTTTATTCTGATTCCTCTGATGGTGACGGTTCTGCGGGTTCCTTTGAAAGTGACCGTGGGAACCAGCCTTGGGATCGTGTTCCTTGGCGCACTGACCGGCTCTATCGGGAAACTTGCCTCGGCGCAGGTCGGGTTGGTCATGATCGTTCCGCTGATTCTCGGGTCGATTCCAGCGGCTCAACTGGGAGCGAAGTGCAGCAAAGCGTTGAAGCCAACCACGGTTCGCCACCTCCTGCTGGCTATTGTTTTTGCCAGCACGGTCAAGGTGTGGTGGCAGATTTTTGCCGACAAATAA
- a CDS encoding NTP transferase domain-containing protein translates to MDGQKKVNAVVLAGDRRASIQVKNDNKAFLLLKNTPLLIHILRAFKQARFVHDITVIGPAERIREIIGQYADTLEGPGKIRVIEQRQNMIENFKAAYVDSLGLPQSTAFETLSGSEHADTPVLASPCDIPLLTSWEIDEFLMQSNMHDYDYSIGITSEKVLRYYHPSGNKPGIRMIYFHVREDLMRQNNLHLARPLKLKHLDYIEKMYEWRYQTHLLNVLRMMSALLLFSWRFLAAIKVFTFLQISLYYDRHGHPRLADRLRMHAPLHALPEGIGRIIGARTQVVYTHLGGAALDVDHDENLEAMEAMYDDWMEHQSALRQKRFPRVGKSEAAAILRV, encoded by the coding sequence ATGGACGGACAGAAAAAAGTCAATGCGGTTGTTCTGGCCGGTGATCGGCGCGCCAGCATTCAGGTTAAAAATGATAACAAAGCATTCCTGCTGCTGAAAAACACACCTTTGCTGATTCACATTCTGCGCGCTTTCAAACAAGCGCGGTTTGTACACGACATCACCGTGATCGGTCCGGCCGAGCGTATCCGTGAAATCATCGGGCAGTACGCCGATACCCTGGAAGGTCCCGGGAAAATTCGCGTGATTGAGCAGCGGCAGAACATGATTGAAAACTTCAAGGCGGCTTATGTCGACTCACTCGGCCTGCCGCAAAGCACTGCGTTTGAAACCCTGTCCGGATCAGAGCACGCCGATACACCTGTGCTGGCTTCTCCGTGCGACATTCCCCTGCTCACCTCGTGGGAAATCGACGAGTTCCTCATGCAAAGCAACATGCACGACTACGACTACTCCATCGGAATCACCTCGGAAAAGGTGCTGAGGTATTATCATCCATCCGGCAACAAGCCGGGCATCCGGATGATCTACTTCCATGTTCGCGAGGACCTGATGCGCCAGAACAACCTGCATCTGGCCCGCCCGCTCAAACTGAAGCATCTGGACTACATCGAAAAAATGTATGAATGGCGCTACCAGACCCATCTGCTCAATGTGCTGCGCATGATGTCCGCACTGCTGCTGTTCAGCTGGCGGTTTCTGGCGGCCATCAAGGTGTTCACATTTCTGCAGATCTCACTCTACTACGACCGCCACGGCCATCCGCGACTGGCCGACCGCCTGCGCATGCACGCTCCTCTGCATGCACTGCCCGAAGGAATCGGCCGGATCATCGGCGCACGCACGCAGGTCGTCTACACCCATCTCGGCGGCGCGGCCCTTGACGTCGACCACGATGAAAACCTGGAGGCGATGGAAGCCATGTATGACGACTGGATGGAGCACCAAAGCGCCCTGCGTCAAAAGCGTTTTCCAAGGGTTGGAAAAAGTGAAGCCGCCGCTATACTGCGGGTATGA
- a CDS encoding VIT1/CCC1 transporter family protein, which produces MNISESDKRQFRSFQRDEITEYHIYRRLAQKTKNEANRRILLQIAEDELRHYNEWKTVTETDVRPNSSKVRKYAWITRLLGLTFGVKLMEAGEAGAQQNYSEYEAVFAPAGQMAAEENDHEQELINLLDEERLQYTGSVVLGLNDALVELTGALAGLTLALRDTGLIALTGSITGIAAAFSMAASEYLSTKSEDTEKHPAKASVYTGVAYIFTVIILIIPYLIFQNYFVCLGVTLALGIGIIAAFNYYISVAKDLNFRKRFIEMTGLSLGVAAISFLIGFLLRHFTGIEI; this is translated from the coding sequence ATGAACATCTCTGAATCCGACAAACGGCAGTTCCGCTCCTTCCAGCGCGACGAAATCACCGAATACCATATTTACCGACGGCTGGCTCAGAAAACGAAGAATGAGGCCAATCGACGGATTCTGCTTCAGATCGCCGAGGACGAACTGCGCCATTACAACGAATGGAAGACCGTTACGGAAACCGACGTCCGCCCTAATTCTTCCAAGGTTCGGAAATATGCATGGATCACCCGGCTTCTCGGGCTCACATTCGGCGTAAAGCTGATGGAGGCCGGCGAAGCGGGCGCACAGCAAAACTACAGCGAATATGAAGCCGTTTTCGCCCCGGCGGGCCAAATGGCCGCCGAAGAAAACGACCACGAGCAGGAGCTGATCAACCTGCTCGATGAAGAACGCCTGCAGTACACCGGCTCCGTCGTGCTCGGTCTCAACGACGCGCTGGTGGAACTGACCGGTGCGCTGGCCGGCCTGACGCTGGCTCTGCGCGATACCGGCCTGATCGCCCTCACCGGCTCAATCACCGGAATTGCGGCCGCGTTCTCGATGGCCGCGTCGGAATATCTTTCGACGAAATCAGAGGATACCGAAAAACATCCGGCCAAAGCCTCGGTCTACACCGGCGTCGCGTATATTTTCACGGTCATCATCCTGATTATCCCCTACCTGATCTTCCAGAACTATTTTGTCTGCCTCGGCGTGACTCTGGCACTCGGCATCGGAATTATCGCCGCATTCAACTATTACATCTCGGTTGCCAAGGATCTCAATTTCCGCAAACGGTTCATCGAAATGACCGGGCTCAGCCTCGGCGTGGCCGCCATCAGCTTCCTCATCGGATTCCTGCTGCGCCACTTTACAGGCATCGAAATCTGA